In Streptococcus parasuis, the following proteins share a genomic window:
- the lysS gene encoding lysine--tRNA ligase — translation MSTEHFEELNDQQIVRREKMTALAEQGIDPFGKRFDRSTNSAELKAQYEDKEKEELEELAQTATIAGRIMTKRGKGKAGFAHIQDREGQIQIYVRKDDVGEENYEIFKKADLGDFVGVEGDVMKTNVGELTIHARKLTHLSKALRPLPEKFHGLTDVETRYRKRYLDLITNRESFERFVTRSKIISEIRRYLDGLGFLEVETPVLHNEAGGAAARPFITHHNAQNIDMVLRIATELHLKRLIVGGMERVYEIGRIFRNEGMDATHNPEFTSIEVYQAYADYQDIMDLTEGIIQHTAKAVVGDGPVTYQGTEIAIHEPFKRIHMVDAIKEQTGVDFWQEISLEEAIALANEHKVPVEKHHTEVGQIINSFFEEFVEETLIQPTFVYGHPVAVSPLAKKNDEDPRFTDRFELFIMTKEYGNAFTELNDPIDQLERFEAQAKAKELGDDEATGVDYDYIEALEYGMPPTGGLGIGIDRLCMLLTDTTTIRDVLLFPTMK, via the coding sequence ATGTCAACTGAACATTTTGAAGAACTAAATGACCAACAGATTGTCCGTCGTGAAAAAATGACGGCATTGGCTGAACAGGGTATTGACCCATTCGGTAAACGTTTTGACCGTTCAACTAACTCTGCTGAATTGAAAGCACAATATGAAGATAAAGAAAAAGAAGAGTTGGAAGAATTGGCTCAAACTGCAACCATTGCAGGTCGTATTATGACCAAACGCGGTAAGGGTAAAGCAGGTTTTGCTCATATCCAAGACCGCGAAGGACAAATTCAAATTTACGTTCGTAAGGATGACGTTGGCGAAGAAAACTATGAAATCTTCAAAAAAGCAGACCTTGGGGACTTTGTTGGTGTCGAAGGTGATGTCATGAAGACCAATGTTGGTGAATTGACCATTCATGCTCGTAAATTAACTCACTTGTCTAAAGCGCTCCGCCCGTTGCCAGAAAAATTCCATGGTTTGACTGACGTTGAAACTCGCTATCGAAAACGGTATTTAGACTTAATTACCAATCGCGAAAGTTTTGAACGCTTTGTAACACGTTCAAAAATCATTTCAGAAATCCGTCGTTACCTTGATGGACTTGGTTTCTTGGAAGTTGAAACACCTGTCCTTCATAATGAAGCTGGTGGTGCCGCGGCTCGTCCATTCATCACCCACCACAATGCCCAAAACATTGATATGGTACTTCGTATCGCAACGGAACTTCACCTCAAGCGCTTGATTGTCGGTGGTATGGAACGTGTTTATGAAATTGGCCGTATCTTCCGTAATGAGGGAATGGATGCTACCCACAACCCTGAATTCACTTCTATCGAAGTTTACCAAGCCTACGCTGACTACCAAGACATTATGGATTTGACCGAGGGCATTATCCAACATACTGCAAAGGCAGTTGTCGGCGACGGTCCTGTAACCTATCAAGGAACTGAAATTGCTATCCACGAGCCATTCAAGCGTATCCACATGGTCGATGCAATTAAGGAACAAACTGGTGTGGACTTCTGGCAGGAAATTAGCTTAGAAGAAGCTATCGCCCTGGCAAATGAACACAAGGTTCCTGTAGAAAAACACCACACTGAAGTTGGACAAATTATCAACAGCTTCTTTGAAGAATTCGTAGAAGAAACATTAATCCAACCAACCTTTGTCTACGGCCATCCAGTAGCTGTTTCCCCATTGGCTAAGAAAAACGATGAAGATCCACGCTTTACGGATCGCTTCGAGCTCTTCATCATGACCAAAGAATACGGAAACGCCTTTACCGAATTGAACGACCCAATTGACCAATTGGAACGCTTTGAAGCCCAAGCTAAGGCTAAGGAACTCGGTGATGACGAAGCGACAGGCGTTGACTACGACTACATCGAAGCCCTAGAGTACGGTATGCCGCCAACAGGTGGACTCGGAATCGGTATCGACCGACTCTGCATGCTCTTGACAGATACTACTACTATTCGAGATGTGCTCCTATTTCCGACCATGAAATAG
- a CDS encoding histidine phosphatase family protein: MKIYFVRHGKTEWNLEGRFQGYSGDSKLLEESFLDLESLGKYLATVPFDKIYSSDLQRAHITAERIADLNHYCKSVETKAGFREWNFGQLEGTKIGLFRDIYPKQYHAFKQNVAIFRADMFEGETVSQATSRFITTLKESIHETDQTILVVSHGAILTASIRTLLGYPPALLRHRGGLDNASVTILETDDFENFTELTWNDTSYQEKQ, translated from the coding sequence GTGAAAATCTATTTTGTCCGTCACGGTAAAACCGAGTGGAATCTAGAGGGACGCTTTCAAGGCTACTCTGGAGATTCCAAACTCTTGGAGGAATCTTTCCTTGATTTAGAATCACTTGGGAAATATTTAGCTACCGTTCCTTTTGACAAGATTTACTCTAGCGATTTACAAAGAGCCCATATCACAGCCGAGCGAATTGCTGACCTGAACCATTACTGTAAATCAGTAGAAACAAAAGCAGGTTTTCGAGAATGGAATTTCGGTCAATTGGAAGGAACAAAAATTGGACTTTTCCGCGATATCTATCCCAAGCAGTACCATGCATTTAAACAGAATGTGGCCATCTTCCGAGCAGATATGTTCGAAGGGGAGACTGTTTCACAAGCTACTTCACGCTTCATCACTACTTTGAAAGAATCTATTCACGAGACAGATCAAACGATACTTGTCGTAAGCCACGGAGCTATTCTAACAGCTTCAATCCGAACCCTGTTAGGCTATCCACCAGCGCTCTTACGCCATCGAGGTGGTTTAGACAATGCATCTGTAACCATTTTAGAGACAGATGATTTTGAAAACTTTACCGAACTGACTTGGAATGACACTAGTTATCAAGAAAAACAGTAG
- a CDS encoding aminoacyl-tRNA deacylase, with translation MAKKVKIKKTLVDQILDKAKIDHDSLVLNALEGQLPQGIEENDIYKTLALTGDKTGPVIGIVPITEHLSEKKLAKISGNKKVSMIPQKDLEKTTGYIHGANNPVGIRQKHNFPIYIDQSALEKGKMIVSAGEIGRSIRIDSQVLADFVKANFADIIEGKNE, from the coding sequence ATGGCAAAAAAGGTCAAAATAAAGAAAACCTTGGTTGACCAAATTTTAGACAAGGCTAAGATCGATCATGATAGCCTTGTTTTAAATGCTCTTGAAGGTCAACTTCCACAAGGTATTGAAGAAAACGATATTTATAAAACCCTGGCACTGACTGGAGATAAAACAGGACCGGTTATTGGAATTGTCCCAATCACTGAGCACCTATCTGAAAAGAAACTGGCTAAAATTTCTGGCAATAAAAAAGTCAGTATGATCCCTCAAAAAGATTTGGAAAAAACAACAGGCTACATACATGGCGCCAACAACCCCGTGGGCATTCGTCAAAAACACAATTTTCCAATCTATATCGATCAATCCGCACTTGAAAAAGGCAAGATGATTGTTTCAGCTGGTGAAATTGGTCGGTCGATTCGAATTGACAGTCAGGTATTAGCTGATTTCGTGAAAGCTAATTTTGCAGATATTATTGAAGGGAAGAACGAGTGA
- a CDS encoding DUF368 domain-containing protein gives MTSWISRIIKGMIIALGFILPGVSGGVLAAILGIYERLIGFLANIRKDFKENFLYFVPVGIGGILGIALFSFPVEYLLQHFQVPVLWAFAGAIVGTIPSLLKESTQKSKRDHIDLAWLIGTFIISGFLLYNLSDLVGTLPATFASFVLAGALIALGVLVPGLSPSNLLLILGIYTPMLNGFKSLDLFGTFLPIAIGGVLAMVAFSKAMDHALKVYHSRVYHFIIGIVSSSTLLILIPQASNKESISYAGANFITWIAALVLFVLGVWLGLWMSKLEEKYK, from the coding sequence ATGACTTCTTGGATTTCAAGAATAATTAAAGGTATGATCATTGCCCTTGGCTTTATTTTACCAGGTGTTTCTGGGGGCGTACTAGCTGCGATCCTCGGGATTTACGAACGATTAATAGGCTTTTTAGCAAATATTCGAAAAGATTTCAAAGAAAACTTTCTCTACTTTGTTCCTGTAGGGATCGGTGGAATCTTGGGAATTGCCCTCTTCTCTTTCCCTGTTGAATACCTCTTACAACATTTCCAAGTTCCTGTTTTATGGGCATTTGCGGGTGCAATTGTTGGTACGATTCCTAGCTTACTAAAAGAATCCACTCAGAAAAGCAAACGGGATCATATTGATTTGGCTTGGTTGATTGGTACCTTCATCATTTCTGGATTCTTACTCTACAACTTGAGTGATCTTGTCGGAACACTTCCAGCAACCTTCGCAAGTTTTGTATTGGCAGGCGCCTTGATAGCTTTAGGTGTACTTGTTCCCGGACTCAGTCCTTCAAACTTGCTATTGATTTTAGGAATTTATACACCAATGCTCAACGGTTTCAAATCACTTGATCTATTTGGAACTTTCCTACCTATCGCAATTGGTGGAGTCCTTGCAATGGTTGCCTTCTCAAAAGCAATGGATCATGCCCTTAAAGTCTACCACTCACGAGTTTATCACTTTATAATTGGTATCGTCTCATCTTCTACTCTCCTAATTTTGATTCCACAGGCTAGCAACAAAGAATCCATCTCCTATGCTGGAGCAAACTTTATTACATGGATTGCTGCACTTGTTTTATTTGTCCTAGGAGTATGGTTGGGACTTTGGATGAGCAAATTAGAGGAAAAATATAAATAA
- the thiT gene encoding energy-coupled thiamine transporter ThiT — MSQSKLHVLTEIAIFSAIALVFDKLPLFTMPQGGSVSLVMLPILLLSLRHGWLVGILSGLIVGTIQLFYGGYFLNVFQVFLDYVLSYAGIGFAGLFAPTLHRNTTLTKASITIMSASFLGASLRFFANFLAGIIFYADYAPADTPVWIYSFTYNISYILPSTAIACILLILLYKARPNFFRN, encoded by the coding sequence ATGTCACAATCCAAATTACATGTTCTCACTGAGATAGCTATCTTTTCTGCCATTGCTCTTGTCTTTGATAAACTCCCACTTTTTACTATGCCACAAGGTGGATCAGTATCCTTAGTCATGCTTCCGATTCTACTTCTTTCTCTCCGCCACGGTTGGTTAGTAGGCATCTTATCTGGATTAATAGTCGGAACAATACAACTATTTTATGGCGGTTACTTTTTAAATGTTTTTCAAGTTTTTCTTGATTATGTACTATCTTACGCAGGAATTGGTTTTGCAGGATTATTTGCACCAACTCTACACAGGAACACGACATTAACCAAGGCATCAATTACGATAATGTCAGCTAGTTTTTTAGGAGCTAGCTTAAGATTTTTTGCCAATTTTTTAGCAGGAATTATCTTCTATGCTGACTACGCTCCTGCTGACACACCCGTTTGGATTTATTCCTTTACCTACAATATCAGCTATATACTTCCTTCAACAGCAATTGCTTGCATTTTACTGATTCTACTTTATAAAGCAAGACCAAATTTCTTTCGTAATTAA
- a CDS encoding glycoside hydrolase family 25 protein translates to MRKKLNPIVVIVFFLSFFTIIYISGVYGNRATAGKETTITQSNTNPTSIETNPSSSYYITNALEMKPIIDVSAWQRPSEIDYDTLSQNISGAIVRIQSGSHTKNENTATDENGLDKAFDTHIKEFQARNIPVAVYAYVTGNSIDSMKAEARSFYEAANKYKPTFYWLDVEEHTMDDMNGGVEAFRQELESLGAKNIGIYVGTYFMEDHSINVDKFDAVWIPTYGDDSGYYNAAPNTDLDYDLHQYTSRGYVNGFENYLDLNIITTLKDPNEVYRKLFTTPE, encoded by the coding sequence ATGAGAAAGAAATTAAATCCAATTGTTGTCATTGTTTTTTTCCTATCCTTTTTTACCATCATTTATATTTCTGGTGTGTATGGTAACAGAGCGACCGCCGGTAAAGAAACTACGATTACACAGTCAAATACTAATCCAACATCAATTGAGACAAATCCTAGTTCAAGTTACTATATTACCAATGCTCTTGAGATGAAACCTATTATCGACGTCTCAGCATGGCAGCGTCCATCTGAGATTGATTATGATACACTTAGTCAAAATATTTCGGGAGCAATCGTTCGGATTCAAAGTGGCTCCCATACGAAGAATGAAAACACCGCTACTGATGAAAATGGTTTAGATAAAGCATTTGATACCCACATTAAAGAATTTCAGGCTAGAAATATCCCTGTTGCTGTTTACGCCTACGTTACTGGGAATAGTATTGATAGCATGAAAGCGGAAGCTCGTAGTTTTTACGAAGCAGCCAATAAATACAAACCCACCTTTTATTGGTTGGATGTTGAAGAACATACCATGGATGATATGAATGGTGGTGTCGAGGCTTTCAGACAAGAATTAGAATCTCTCGGTGCTAAAAACATTGGTATTTATGTCGGCACCTATTTTATGGAAGATCATAGTATCAATGTTGATAAATTTGATGCTGTATGGATTCCCACTTATGGCGATGATTCTGGCTACTATAATGCTGCACCAAATACTGATTTGGACTATGACCTCCATCAATATACCTCTCGAGGCTATGTGAATGGATTCGAGAATTATCTCGATTTAAATATTATTACTACTTTGAAAGATCCAAATGAAGTTTATCGAAAACTATTTACAACACCAGAATAA
- a CDS encoding DUF4430 domain-containing protein: MKKISILLSLFLTFLLGACANTSSQTSGSTIDITLQISNKDQVDRQEVTANQGDSVMDVFKAHHDIEEDNGLITKIDGISQDTSTNTYWMYKVNGKLAEKGANDLKVSDGDEIEFYLESFE, translated from the coding sequence ATGAAAAAAATTAGTATCTTACTCTCTCTTTTCTTGACCTTTTTGTTGGGGGCTTGTGCAAATACATCGTCCCAGACATCCGGGTCTACAATTGATATCACATTACAAATTTCAAATAAGGATCAAGTGGATCGTCAAGAGGTTACGGCAAATCAAGGTGATAGTGTGATGGATGTTTTTAAAGCTCACCATGACATTGAAGAAGATAATGGGTTAATAACCAAAATTGATGGTATCAGTCAAGATACTAGTACCAATACCTATTGGATGTATAAGGTTAATGGAAAATTGGCTGAAAAAGGCGCAAATGACCTAAAGGTGTCTGACGGAGATGAGATTGAGTTCTATCTTGAATCGTTTGAATAA
- the ftsW gene encoding cell division peptidoglycan polymerase FtsW yields the protein MKIDKRHLLNYSILIPYFILSIIGLVMVYSTTSATQIINGGNPFRIVINQAAFWVVSLIAIYTIYRMKLSFLRKKAVIYSVIILEVFLLAISRLFTPVNGAHGWIPLPFIGTLQPAEYLKLIIIWYLAHEFAKKQADIRTYDYQSLIKGSWIPREFTDWRVISLLLLGLVATLPDLGNATIITLIIVVMISVSGIAYRWFSTALIGIVAASGVVLGTIRILGVETVEKIPLFGYIARRFVAYFDPFGNATNSGLQLTHSYYAMSNGGWLGLGLGNSIEKKGYLPEAHTDFAFSIVIEELGFVGASLILAILFFLIVRIIVVGVRARSPFNSMMALGMAGMLLIQTFINIGGISGLIPATGVTFPFLSQGGSSLLIISIGIGFVLNIDATEKRRLIEEEVERTLV from the coding sequence ATGAAGATTGATAAGCGGCACCTGCTGAATTATTCCATACTCATACCCTACTTTATTTTATCAATAATAGGGTTGGTTATGGTCTACTCAACAACAAGTGCTACACAGATTATTAATGGAGGAAATCCATTTAGAATTGTAATTAACCAAGCGGCTTTTTGGGTTGTTAGCTTGATTGCGATTTATACTATTTATCGTATGAAACTTAGTTTTTTACGAAAAAAAGCGGTTATTTACTCAGTTATTATATTAGAAGTGTTTCTATTAGCTATTTCACGCCTGTTCACTCCGGTAAATGGGGCACACGGTTGGATTCCATTGCCATTTATAGGAACCTTACAGCCTGCGGAATATTTGAAATTAATCATTATTTGGTATCTGGCTCATGAGTTTGCAAAGAAACAGGCAGATATACGAACATATGATTATCAGTCTCTCATTAAGGGAAGTTGGATTCCGAGAGAGTTTACAGATTGGCGAGTGATTAGTCTTCTACTTCTTGGCTTGGTTGCCACGTTACCGGATTTGGGAAATGCAACAATTATCACCCTGATTATTGTTGTTATGATTAGTGTAAGTGGCATCGCTTATCGATGGTTCTCAACCGCTTTGATAGGAATTGTTGCTGCTTCCGGAGTTGTACTTGGAACCATTCGTATTCTTGGAGTAGAAACTGTTGAAAAAATCCCACTATTTGGTTATATTGCTCGTCGTTTTGTAGCTTATTTTGACCCATTTGGGAATGCGACCAATTCAGGCTTACAACTAACACATTCCTATTATGCAATGAGTAATGGTGGTTGGCTTGGTCTTGGCTTGGGAAATTCGATTGAAAAAAAAGGCTACTTACCGGAGGCCCATACCGACTTTGCCTTTTCTATTGTCATAGAAGAACTTGGTTTTGTAGGAGCAAGTCTCATTTTGGCTATACTATTCTTTTTGATTGTCCGCATCATTGTTGTTGGTGTTCGTGCTCGCAGTCCATTCAATTCGATGATGGCGCTTGGTATGGCAGGAATGCTTTTAATTCAGACATTTATCAACATAGGAGGAATTTCTGGATTGATTCCCGCTACGGGTGTAACTTTCCCATTCTTGTCGCAGGGTGGTTCTAGTCTCTTGATTATTTCCATCGGAATTGGGTTTGTTTTAAATATTGATGCGACAGAAAAACGTCGTTTGATTGAAGAAGAAGTTGAAAGAACCTTAGTCTAA
- the ppc gene encoding phosphoenolpyruvate carboxylase → MSIQKLENYNNKEAIREEVTILTTILQDVAREMMSEDTFAAICQLEELSVKDDYSKLIQIIGQLTNDELTDISRYFAVLPLLINISEDVDLAFEINHQNNLGQDYLGKISTTIDMVSQHEDAAEILEKLNVVPVLTAHPTQVQRQSMLDLTKHIHELLRRYRDVKMGLLNRTKWEDELRCYVEIIMQTEMTREKKLKVTNEITNVMEYYNSSFIKAVTKLQREYKRLAAEKGIQLINPRPITMGMWIGGDRDGNPFVTAETLRLSALTQCEVIMNYYDQQLEKLYRNFSLSTTITKVSPAVQYLADLSEDASVYRENEPYRRAFHYIQMKLANTKDYLVYNKASDVRYANVGEFKADVLAIKQSLIDNKSAALIKGDLAELLEAIEAFGFYLATIDMRQDSSIHEACVAELLASARIVEDYSSLSEEAKCHVLLKQLETDPRILSATYVPKSEQLEKELAIFSTARELKDKLGEEVIKQHIISHSESVSDLLELAVLLKEVGLVDSDKARVQIVPLFETIEDLDNASDTMRQYLQLDLAKRWIAGNKHYQEIMLGYSDSNKDGGYLSSGWTLYKAQNELTKIGQENGIKITFFHGRGGTVGRGGGPSYDAITSQPFGSIKDRIRLTEQGEVIGNKYGNKDAAYYNLEMLVSATLDRMVTQMITDPNEIGDYRETMDEIVSESYTIYRDLVFNNPHFYDYFFAASPIREVSSLNIGSRPAARKTITEIGGLRAIPWVFSWSQNRVMLPGWYGVGSSFKRFVDKDPNNLAKLQKMYETWPFFRSLLSNVDMVLSKSNMNIAFEYAKMCESDEVRSIFHTILDEWQLTKNMILSIEQNEELLAELPFLKASLDYRMPYFNVLNYIQIELIHRLRRGELSKEQESLIHITINGVATGLRNSG, encoded by the coding sequence ATGTCTATCCAAAAGCTAGAAAATTATAACAATAAAGAAGCTATCCGTGAAGAAGTGACGATTTTGACGACTATCTTACAAGATGTGGCTCGTGAAATGATGTCTGAGGATACATTTGCAGCTATTTGCCAGCTAGAAGAATTATCTGTCAAAGATGATTACTCTAAGTTGATTCAAATTATTGGACAATTGACAAATGATGAGTTGACAGATATTTCAAGGTATTTTGCTGTTCTACCTTTATTAATCAATATTTCAGAAGATGTCGATTTAGCTTTTGAAATCAATCACCAAAACAATCTTGGACAAGATTATCTAGGGAAAATTTCAACTACCATTGATATGGTATCTCAACATGAAGATGCTGCGGAGATTTTAGAAAAACTAAATGTTGTTCCTGTATTAACTGCCCATCCGACACAAGTTCAACGTCAGTCTATGTTGGATTTAACTAAACACATTCATGAACTCTTGCGTCGCTACCGCGATGTTAAGATGGGATTATTGAATCGTACAAAATGGGAAGATGAATTGCGTTGCTATGTTGAAATTATCATGCAGACAGAAATGACGCGTGAGAAAAAACTAAAGGTAACCAATGAAATTACCAATGTAATGGAATATTACAATTCCTCATTCATCAAAGCAGTTACAAAACTACAACGAGAATATAAGCGTCTGGCTGCTGAAAAAGGAATTCAGTTGATAAATCCTCGCCCTATTACAATGGGAATGTGGATTGGTGGTGACCGTGATGGAAATCCATTTGTTACGGCTGAAACCTTGAGACTATCAGCCTTAACACAGTGCGAAGTGATCATGAATTACTATGACCAGCAATTGGAAAAGTTGTATCGTAATTTTTCACTTTCTACAACCATCACTAAGGTTAGTCCTGCTGTGCAATATCTTGCGGATTTGTCTGAGGATGCTTCTGTCTATCGGGAAAATGAACCTTATCGTCGGGCCTTCCACTACATTCAGATGAAACTGGCAAATACAAAAGATTACTTGGTTTACAATAAGGCTTCAGATGTGCGCTACGCAAATGTTGGTGAGTTTAAAGCAGATGTTCTAGCGATTAAACAATCATTAATTGATAACAAGTCTGCTGCATTAATCAAAGGTGATTTGGCTGAGTTATTGGAGGCGATAGAGGCGTTTGGTTTCTATTTAGCTACCATTGATATGCGCCAAGATTCTTCTATCCATGAAGCTTGTGTTGCTGAATTACTTGCATCTGCACGTATCGTTGAAGATTATTCTAGTCTATCTGAAGAGGCAAAATGTCACGTCCTATTAAAACAATTAGAAACAGATCCACGTATTCTCTCGGCAACCTATGTTCCAAAATCCGAGCAATTAGAGAAAGAATTGGCTATTTTCTCTACAGCTAGGGAGTTAAAGGATAAGCTGGGTGAAGAAGTTATCAAACAACATATTATTTCACACTCAGAAAGCGTGTCTGATTTATTGGAATTAGCTGTCCTATTGAAAGAAGTTGGATTGGTTGATTCAGATAAGGCGCGTGTTCAGATTGTTCCACTTTTTGAAACAATTGAAGACTTAGACAATGCGTCAGATACCATGCGCCAGTACTTGCAATTGGACTTGGCAAAACGCTGGATTGCAGGCAATAAACACTATCAAGAAATTATGTTGGGTTATTCTGATTCAAATAAGGATGGTGGTTACCTTTCTTCTGGTTGGACCTTATACAAGGCTCAAAATGAACTGACGAAAATTGGTCAAGAAAATGGAATCAAGATTACGTTCTTCCATGGACGTGGTGGTACAGTTGGACGTGGTGGTGGTCCATCATATGATGCGATTACTTCTCAACCATTCGGTTCCATTAAAGACCGGATTCGTTTGACTGAACAAGGGGAAGTCATTGGTAATAAATACGGAAATAAGGATGCAGCTTACTATAACCTTGAAATGTTGGTATCAGCAACCTTGGATCGTATGGTAACACAAATGATTACTGATCCAAATGAGATTGGTGACTATCGTGAAACTATGGATGAAATTGTTTCTGAAAGTTACACAATCTATCGTGACCTTGTTTTCAATAATCCGCATTTTTATGATTATTTCTTTGCGGCCAGTCCGATTCGAGAAGTCTCTAGTTTAAATATTGGTTCTCGTCCAGCGGCGCGTAAGACAATTACTGAAATAGGTGGTCTCCGTGCGATTCCTTGGGTATTCTCATGGTCACAAAACCGTGTAATGTTGCCAGGATGGTATGGTGTTGGTTCTAGTTTCAAACGCTTTGTGGATAAAGACCCAAATAATTTGGCAAAATTACAAAAAATGTATGAAACATGGCCTTTCTTCCGTTCGCTCTTATCGAATGTTGATATGGTACTGTCAAAATCTAATATGAATATTGCTTTTGAATATGCCAAAATGTGTGAAAGCGATGAAGTGCGAAGTATTTTCCACACCATTTTAGATGAATGGCAATTGACCAAGAATATGATTCTATCGATTGAACAAAATGAGGAACTACTGGCAGAGTTGCCTTTCCTTAAAGCCAGTCTTGACTATCGTATGCCATACTTCAATGTGTTGAATTATATTCAGATTGAATTGATTCACCGTCTCCGTCGTGGAGAGCTTAGTAAGGAGCAAGAGAGTCTCATCCATATTACGATTAACGGTGTTGCAACTGGACTTCGTAATTCAGGTTAA
- a CDS encoding RNA polymerase sigma factor codes for MKLDEYEKEVVGIAEEISFYLQKSGATRADSQDIAQDVLVKILESDIVLPFEKMRAWLYRSAVRAYIDKYRRDKRYHEILQRDFFRQEMLVLYDQENYEELYQAVNELPSQDKVVIDLYYFQNMSVKEIGHILGYSQSWVKIHLFRGRKQVAKLLRERGYKDEII; via the coding sequence ATCAAGCTAGATGAATATGAAAAAGAAGTTGTTGGCATTGCAGAGGAGATTTCCTTTTATCTGCAAAAATCAGGGGCAACACGTGCGGACAGCCAGGATATTGCCCAAGATGTGCTTGTAAAAATTCTAGAATCAGATATTGTCCTTCCTTTTGAAAAGATGCGAGCTTGGCTGTATCGTTCAGCAGTCCGTGCATATATTGACAAGTACAGACGTGACAAACGCTATCATGAAATTCTTCAGAGAGATTTTTTCAGACAAGAGATGCTTGTTCTATATGATCAAGAAAACTATGAGGAGCTCTATCAAGCAGTGAATGAGTTGCCTAGTCAAGACAAGGTTGTGATTGACCTTTACTATTTTCAAAATATGAGTGTCAAGGAGATAGGGCATATTTTAGGTTACAGTCAGAGTTGGGTAAAAATTCATCTGTTTAGAGGTAGAAAACAAGTGGCGAAATTATTAAGAGAGAGAGGGTATAAAGATGAAATCATTTGA